CGCCGCCGCCCAGGGTGAACAACTGGTCGTAGCGGTCGACCACCTTGTCCAGGCTCGCATAGAGCTGGTGCGCGCTGTCCTGAGACATCTGCGAGAATTCGCTGGCGAACCGCGCCCCGACCAGTTGGACCGCGGCGGCCACTCCGGCCACGACGCCCGTCGCACCGATCAGCACCCGGCGCAGCGCCCAGCCGCGGTCCAGCTTGCCGGTCACCTGCTGGGTGAACAGCTCGGCGTCACGAAACACCGGCGCCTGGCCGTAAAGCCGCGAGAGTTGGGTTTCGAAATCCAGGTCAGCCACGGCTCTCTCTCCTCGCGGAGTCGTTCGGTGCGCTTTCGGACGGCGGGGCCATCCGGGCTCTGAGTTTATCCAGACCACGTTTGACATGGGATTTGACCGTCCCAAGAGGGATGTTCAAGGCCTCGGCCGCCTCGGCGTGCGACCAGTCGGCCCCATAGCAAAGCGAAACGCATACGCGCTCGGCCTTGGACAGGTGCTTGAGCGCCTCGTCCAGGTCCAGGCGATCGGCGCTGGCGGCGGAACCGTCCGGTCCGACCGGCGCCTCGTCCTCCGGGGCCTCGGTCAGCACGAAGCGCGCGTCGCGCTTGGCCTTCCGCAGATAGAGCCGCGCGGCGATCCTCTTGATCCAGCCCGCGAAGGCCCCTTCCCCGCGATAGTCGGCGATCTGCTCGTAGCCGACCAGGAACGCGTCCTGGGCGATGTCGTCGGCGGTGGCCGGATCGGCCCCCAGCCGGCGCAGCAGACCCCGCACGGTCGAGCCGTGGCGGCGCACCAACTCGCCGAAGGCCCGTCGATCGCCAGCCGCCGCCAGGGCGGCCAGTTCGACGTCGTGGCCGGTGGGTGGACGTTCGGCGCCCATGAATTCGCGTCCCCTCTTCCCCGCGCTCGCGTTCAGACTTCCGGCGGACGCTTGTTGGGGTTGAAGAAGCTGAGAATGACGAAGGCCAGGCCGATCATGCCCGGAATGGCCGCGCCGGCCAGGGTGCCGTACATCGCATAGTCGTTGATCCCGCCGAGCGCCCAGGCCGTCAGGGCGACGCCACCGGCGACGAAGAGCAGGACCACGCCGATCCGCATGTCGCGATGCGACGAAGACGCCACCTTCGGGCGCACGTCCTTGGACAGAGCCTCGATCAGTTCGGGCGGCAGCGGCTGCCCCTTGTCGATGGCGGCCCGAACGGTGGCCTGCATTTCACGGCGCTCGCGCGTCCGCAGCCACGCCGGCACGATCACGATCGCCGCGACCAT
The window above is part of the Caulobacter soli genome. Proteins encoded here:
- a CDS encoding RNA polymerase sigma factor, which translates into the protein MGAERPPTGHDVELAALAAAGDRRAFGELVRRHGSTVRGLLRRLGADPATADDIAQDAFLVGYEQIADYRGEGAFAGWIKRIAARLYLRKAKRDARFVLTEAPEDEAPVGPDGSAASADRLDLDEALKHLSKAERVCVSLCYGADWSHAEAAEALNIPLGTVKSHVKRGLDKLRARMAPPSESAPNDSARRESRG
- a CDS encoding DUF6249 domain-containing protein, whose translation is MDLGILVPLAPFLMVAAIVIVPAWLRTRERREMQATVRAAIDKGQPLPPELIEALSKDVRPKVASSSHRDMRIGVVLLFVAGGVALTAWALGGINDYAMYGTLAGAAIPGMIGLAFVILSFFNPNKRPPEV